In Methanosarcina siciliae T4/M, one genomic interval encodes:
- a CDS encoding ABC transporter permease has product MLKEYFIRRALYFFPVLIFISFMSFSLIYIAPGDPAEIMMTSPSGGYDEAAVEAFRIAHGLDQPFYIQYLNWLKAAAVGDFGYSYMSEQPVFETVLNAFKNTLTLSVLALAIALFISIPFGVVSALKHNTIVDDACRFGALLGVSMPNFWQAYLMIILFSVIIHWFPASGFGHGTDISYMILPATVLGTGSAAVMMRMIRSSMLEVMGKEYIQTARGKGLSEQIVVFRHALKNALVPVITVVGLSIGFLLNGSVVVETIFGWAGIGNLVVDSILSHDYMMVQGTVLFVAVIFLLINFFVDLFYVWANPEIRYDRNS; this is encoded by the coding sequence ATGCTAAAAGAGTATTTCATCCGTCGGGCTCTATATTTCTTTCCGGTTCTCATATTTATCTCATTTATGAGTTTCTCACTCATCTACATCGCTCCGGGTGACCCGGCAGAGATTATGATGACCAGTCCCTCGGGGGGGTATGATGAAGCAGCTGTTGAAGCGTTCCGTATAGCCCACGGGCTTGACCAGCCGTTTTACATCCAGTATCTGAACTGGCTCAAAGCCGCAGCTGTAGGGGACTTTGGTTACTCGTACATGAGCGAACAGCCGGTGTTTGAAACTGTTCTGAATGCATTCAAAAATACACTGACACTTTCCGTTCTTGCTCTTGCAATTGCTCTTTTTATCTCCATTCCCTTTGGTGTCGTGTCAGCTCTGAAACATAACACCATTGTTGATGACGCCTGCCGCTTTGGTGCTCTTCTCGGAGTGTCCATGCCAAACTTCTGGCAGGCCTATCTGATGATAATTCTCTTCTCGGTAATAATTCACTGGTTCCCGGCATCCGGATTCGGTCACGGGACTGACATCAGCTACATGATCCTGCCAGCGACTGTTCTTGGGACAGGATCGGCGGCGGTGATGATGCGAATGATCCGTTCAAGCATGCTGGAAGTCATGGGAAAGGAATATATCCAGACTGCACGCGGAAAAGGGCTTTCTGAACAAATCGTTGTCTTCAGGCATGCATTGAAAAACGCGCTTGTTCCGGTTATCACAGTGGTCGGGCTGTCGATTGGTTTTCTCTTAAACGGCTCGGTTGTTGTTGAGACAATTTTCGGATGGGCGGGTATTGGGAATCTTGTGGTGGACTCAATTCTTTCCCATGACTATATGATGGTACAGGGCACGGTGCTCTTTGTTGCCGTTATTTTTCTTTTGATCAACTTCTTTGTAGACTTATTCTATGTTTGGGCAAACCCGGAGATACGCTATGATAGAAATTCTTAA